From Xiphophorus maculatus strain JP 163 A chromosome 12, X_maculatus-5.0-male, whole genome shotgun sequence, the proteins below share one genomic window:
- the LOC102218316 gene encoding natterin-3-like, protein MLVKPLKKIKLLLLLVASSASPLDPDRNQQPDGIVKKEEIRIHLLKNKCFFSFLKPDPAGDVAKIRANVSVSIIRHLMTSAPIRQKIPVNSTLPEFGSIGKLQWVTWNGSLPNGSVSIHNSYAKRIDYICKVRCNSGFYNPSMGSYCHYPNKKKEHRSSSFQVLVNKDNFEILEWKEGSYGSVPQNSIRTCSSGKMYVGKNKYGLGKVDPKDKCFYLPWKGKEHWYQKSYEVLTHMKAEEDLISDVKYNIEKDKIFKEPPKTMQSTTVTNRALRPVTKTVSLRKTTKDERRWDFSFSIRVSAKMTIKAGIPYITEGQVEVTAETSLAFSYGKSWTEEISHSITLELTIPPNHSCKVKMVGYQYRMDIPFTARLSHIYEDGETRSVIISGTYHGVQVGDIGTEVERCKPLSNSSVVE, encoded by the exons ATGCTAGTTAAGCCAttgaaaaagataaaa ttgctgttgctgctggttGCGTCCTCAGCCAGTCCTCTGGACCCGGACAGGAACCAGCAACCAGATGGAATCGTTAAGAAGGAAGAGATTCGGatccatcttttaaaaaataaatgtttct tttCCTTCCTGAAACCAGATCCAGCAGGTGATGTTGCTAAAATCAGAGCTAACGTGTCTGTCTCAATAATCCGGCATCTTATGACTTCTGCACCGATCAGACAGAAAATCCCAGTTAACTCGACACTCCCAGAGTTTGGCAGTATAGGAAAACTGCAGTGGGTGACATGGAATGGTTCCCTTCCTAACGGATCCGTTTCCATCCATAACAGCTACGCCAAACGAATCGACTACATCTGCAAAGTCAGATGCAATTCTGGGTTTTACAACCCCAGCATGGGTTCTTACTGCCACTaccccaataaaaaaaaagagcatcgTTCCTCCTCTTTTCAAGTCCTGGTGAACAAAGATAATTTTGAGATCCTGGAGTGGAAGGAAGGTTCTTATGGTTCTGTTCCACAGAATTCAATCAGAACCTGCTCCAGTGGAAAAATGTATGTAGGGAAGAACAAGTACGGACTGGGGAAGGTTGATCcgaaagataaatgtttttatctccCCTGGAAGGGAAAAGAGCATTGGTACCAGAAGAGCTATGAGGTTCTGACCCACATGAAGGCGGAAGAAGATTTAATCTCTGATGTCAAATATAATATAGAGAAAGACAAGATTTTCAAAGAACCTCCAAAAACCATGCAAAGCACTACTGTCACTAACCGTGCCCTCAGACCTGTGACAAAGACGGTTTCTTTGCGTAAGACAACCAAAGATGAGAGACGGTGGGACTTCAGCTTCTCTATCAGAGTTTCTGCAAAAATGACCATCAAAGCAGGAATTCCCTACATTACAGAAGGACAGGTTGAAGTCACTGCAGAGACGTCTCTTGCATTCTCATATGGAAAATCCTGGACAGAGGAAATCTCCCACTCCATCACATTAGAGCTTACCATACCACCAAACCACAGCTGCAAAGTAAAGATGGTTGGTTATCAGTACAGAATGGACATTCCCTTCACCGCCCGCCTGAGTCACATCTATGAAGACGGAGAGACCAGATCGGTCATCATCTCTGGAACGTATCATGGAGTCCAAGTTGGAGATATTGGGACTGAAGTGGAAAGATGTAAACCTCTGTCCAACTCCAGTGTTGTTGAATAG